One window from the genome of Candidatus Marinimicrobia bacterium CG08_land_8_20_14_0_20_45_22 encodes:
- the rpmG gene encoding 50S ribosomal protein L33, whose amino-acid sequence MRDIITLECTVCKRRNYSTDKNKKLHPNRVEYKKYCRWCKKRTVHKETR is encoded by the coding sequence ATGCGTGATATAATCACCCTTGAATGTACGGTTTGCAAGCGGCGTAACTATTCTACAGATAAGAATAAAAAACTGCATCCAAACCGTGTCGAATACAAGAAATATTGCCGTTGGTGTAAGAAACGTACAGTTCATAAGGAAACCAGATAG